GCAAACTTGAAACGCAGCGCAGATGCAGCTGAATAGACTAGTGGGGTTCTACTACTTACTTTCAAATTTAGATTTACAGTAAAACCAAGATGGAATTTTAGCTGTCTTTGATAAGAAAAGGGGCTGGGGCATAGAGAGGAAGATAAGGATTGTGATGCATACAAGAACATCACTGTTTCATAAGCACATTAAGCAAGGTAAAGGGAACAATATGGATACATTTTTGAGTTAAAAAACCACAATATTCTCACAGAACAGTTCAACTACTATGCCAACAGTCAAAGTCAAGGAAACATGTACCTCCAGGTATtgataaaatactgaaaacagTGGCCAAGTTCTTCCGAGCAGAAGAGCTAACATGGACTTTGCAGTATCAATATCAAGACTTCGCTGGTCTTTTTCCTAAGGTTGAATAAAGAAAGCACAGAAACCAATCAAGTACAAGCTTgttgaataaataaaagtaagaaCTTTCCTAACATTTCAGCAATCTTACCCTTGCAAAATCAAAGGCGTATCTGTAGATATTCTTAAAGGATGAAATGTCATTCAACTGTGACCGTAAGAAGTCAAATTTACTCTGTAATTTTTCTGTACAGTCacaccttaaaaaaaacaacaaaaaaccaaaaccagaacattAGGAGTTCAAAACACAACATCaggcaacaacaacaaaaaaaaaaagccagcaaaCACAAAAACCTGAAATCGCCAAAACGCACTCATTAGATATACAGGAGTAATACCGTGAAACTGACTTGAAGAATCTTGAACATGCTCAATATTTGCAGCTTACTGAAATGATGAATGCTGGCTTCTGTAAgcaaattttttgttttaaatatatcaGCAACATAATATGAAATGCATGCTTCACATTTCAAATAATAGTCTTTTAATTACAAACTCTGTAATCTATATTCATACCCAGCAGTATCTTATCTACCAATCACTATGAATGTTTGAAGACAACATAATTCAGTGGGCATTAAGGGGTAAAATCCAGCTGTAAATAAtgggaaaatgtaaaccctAAACATGTAGTTTTCAAGCGTGTGTTTACAAATGGCAGGATTGAGCAGGCACTCTGCAAAACATACTAGTCTGCTCATGTTTTATGACTGATAAATGCAAGCTCTGATAAAACATTAATCACCTGATTAATAGTAACTGTTCAACTGAAAAATCAAAGGCTGTATGAGAACATACAGGTCCACTAGTCAACAGGATAAAGCTTTGGCAAAAATAACCCTTTGGCAGAAAGATCTCCTTGTACTTTACTCAGCaaggaaatagaaaatgggTCAGATTCACCAACAATGCCAAAGGAGAATGCAATTTAACTTTGCTAATCCTCCAGCAAATACTCACTCAATAGAACAGTTATAACAAGACCTTCTATTCTTATAAAAAAGCTGCcatgaataaaaaagaataaattaaaaaatcagccTTGCCTTGTATCCTTCATGAAGGAGCATACGTTCAGAAATGCAGCTGTACATAAATACTTCCTCTGGTCATGTGTCCCCCTTTTAGCAGCCTGCCTCTCAGAGAATACATTTGCACCTCTAACAGCTCCACATGGACTTGTCACACAGGCccccagcaagggctgctgAGATGCTGGGCTTTGATGCTGTACTTTGCCCACAGCTGATACTTCCTGTTCCTCAGATCTGCCagcctgtgtgtgcacagctgtCTGTCAGTCTGTCTCTCAGACTGTGACAAGAGAAATGTAGCAATTCCGACTGATGCAACCTTTTATTATTTCTTGTCCCTAGCAGCATCTACCTAAAGCAGCACTAAGTCCTAGCCAACACTggtgttaaataaataaaactattaGCTAATTAGGCTACATATTCAGATGACAACTAGTATATTCTCTGATAAACCATATAACGAATTGAAAAGAACTCTTGTTAAATGAGATTTAGTAAatgtaacaaaaaataaaattactttttttgtcttcagcCATTGAATTGGTCTGCATTTTACTATTTAACCCTTAAAATGGCATTATGCTATGCTAGAAAGGCATTGTGTTTTTTATTCATATCTCTTCTACTGTTCAAAGCTTCATATTTCTACCAGAATGTTCGACACATCTGAGGACAAATCTACCTATTTAATCTACTTAAATGCTCAAGTTTTAAGTGTACTAGtgacatataaaatatttatagtgGGTTTATCGCACATTGTTAAATATAATTTGATAGATTATTTACCATATTATGGGTAAACTCAAATTTCAGTATGTTTAAATTTCTTGCAAACTTGGTTAAAATTGTTCAAATAATCATAAATCTAAGTGCAAAGTAAAATGCCAGCTATTGTCTACAATACTATTGGCTATGTGTATTTTAATACACAatttattcttttgaaaaagTTGGTATGAAAATGAGCAATAATTAAGTATCATGACTCCTAAGCAATTTATTATCAGTGCATTTATAACCAAAAAGCCAGATGGATCATGCTCAGACCAGCACCAACCTCTGGATCCTGACACACAGACATGTTTTGGTTTAGCTGTTTATTTCTGTACCTAGCCACTGACTTTCTTACCAAAAATAGGCAAGGAGTTGTCAAACTCCTCTTTTAcagaggcacagctgcctgTGTGGCTGCACCATAAAACAGATGACTGAAGTCACCCATACTTGGAATAATCTTCCTAATAGCCAGAAAAACCTTCTAATTAACTAGCACAAGTGAATTTACATTAAACTCCTGTACAGATACTAGAAAAAGATGCAATTTCTCAAACTGTCTTTACTGAAAGATAGCACTGAATAGTTACCTCAAGATCAACAAAATTAGACATTAGCTTACTACAGTCTCTTCTCATCCCTATGTCACATTTTTAACAAAACTCAAATTAGAACCACAAActgaatgtattttaatttctgttgagATAGAGAGCTCTGAGGCATAGCTAACATGGACAAACTGATGATTCATTAACTCCTACTCAGATAGTCCaatgttttatatttcataGCTATTCACATATACTTGTCttttactaaaaagaaaaatcagtaagATGTTTACAAACATTAAACCAAAAGCATTTAAGGTTATTACATACATTTCATCCTAAGAAGGATGAAATAATCGGCCTAGCAGAGGTACTTGATTCTCTCTGCCATGAAGAGAGCttgcatatatacatacatatatatgtatatgcacacacacacatacggGGCAGAATTCACCCCACACCCCACCTACATAACATACTGGAAACCTCCCAGCCTAAGTTGCTTAGGTCTCATAAGATGATATTTAAGTTGAATTCACCTTAATTTTGACAGTATCTACCTCAccacacatttatttttctcataaaCAGCAAACTTCACCAGTGTATTACAAAACAATATGCAGAGAGAATGCCACTTCAAGATTCAGGCACCCAAATGCTGCCATCTGTCAATTAGGGATGTCCTAAGCTTCAGGTGTTGCCATTCATACAGGACTAGCCAAGCAACCTCTAGGAGCAATTGAGGTGACCAGTCATTAGGTCTTAGGGCAAACTGGATATTTCCCTAGGCTCCATTACACTGACTGGATCTCCAAAGATTGCAGTAAGAGTTTAAGAAATCCAGCTCTTGCACATAAACCAAACATTTAGGTATCTTACTATTGAGCTGAATCCCACCCAGCACTGTTCATGCAATTATCTTGTGTAACATTTCAcgtattttgaaataaatattctatACCGAAGTCTATGTGGAATACACTCTAGGGTTTTAATGCATTTCAATCTCATTTCTTCATGcaaaaattacaaagaaaagaaataagctGTGTAAGCATGCAATATTTTACTGTTTGAAGTGTAAAACccttttccttcaaaatctTGTCAGACTTTTCAAGAGAAAATAGATAACCCCATTCCAGATGGAATCCCATAATATAATCCTCCCTTCCTAGTAAGCAACAACAGCACAAGTCTACagctttatattttctttcatcatgGTTTAACCTCAGATGGCAGCTAAATATCACAGAGTTGCTTGCTCACTCCCAGCCAAAACCTGCACGTATTTTTTAGCCAACGGATCTTGAGCTGTGCTATGTGAGCATCTCTGCTTCACCCAGCTGCTCAGCCAGCTTTTTAGAGAGCAACAGGGGGAGCAAACATACACATCAACTGCTTTAGGCTTATGCAAGTGCTCTCACCAGAAGTCTGTTTCTATGAAAACACACAGCAGTACCCTATTTTCAGTATTAAACACATTTAGACTACAGCATGACCAGCTCTGTTCTGAAAAGAACCAGAAGACTTCCAGTCAGCAAATTATTAGAAACAAAGTCTAAAACATGGGCCCTGAACAGGTGCCTGATTTCGTACACGTCCGTGCTTGCATTCTATGAGACTGGCTAACTCTTGAAAGCTTCTATTTGGGTGTAAGAATTAAATACTTCAGATAAGTGACCAATACCCATTCACTGTATCTGAAAAATCATGCACCCAGAATTTAACCTGTCACCCTTAATTTCAGGCAATTTAATAATTTCCACTCCTAATTTAATTTCTGGTGATAGTCACAAAATAATCAAGGCAACTGTCAGAAGCCTGATCCCAAATCAAGTAAGAGTTGAGAGTCAGTCCAGAGTCACTTTCTCCAGAGTTTTAAGTAACCAGAGGGTATATGCTCAATACAATTTCCCAAACCAATCCACAAGTGACAGGGAACTCTGCTCTAGCTGCAAGAGTAGTTCCCTATTTGTAATATTAAATGCAGTGTATTAGACAAGACATCCTTAAAACACTAGGGTACCATAAGTAGTTACACAAAGAACGAACAAAAGTAACAACTGACTCAAGCCTCGCAAAAAACTGATTACTTTAATGTAAGAAATAATCTCTTAAGGCAGAGCATTAACTAATCAAAAATCCAAATGCAAACAGAAAGAGCAAGAAGTTAATTTATAAATTGAAAAGGTGTTATTTAACCTAAGCATTAAGCACGGCTTCTGATGTGCATCTAATAAATAACACCAATAGCCAAAATTACTATCCATGCAGTCCTCATCTATAAAGCTCAGAAATCAGTAAAATCTTTCCATAATATCAGTGCTAAGATATGCTTATGTGCATCTCCAGATCTACTTATTTATATCTGCTAACTGGAATGATATTTTAACATATGTTTCAAGAAAAGGAAGACATCAAAACCTGACTTAACAAGGTTTAGACAATAATTTAATCCTTTGAGTTAACTCAGATTAATTTTGCAGTTGTGGACCAAAACAAGAACTAAAAGCCAGCTTTTTTGTGTCTTATTTCCAACATACATGAAACAGAACAAGAATAGTTAAGCTATAGGTACAATTATAAAATTAGAACATTCTATTAGATATGTAAAAACACTCTTACTGTAATGAGGTCATTCCTTTTAACCATTCTTCCTTGGTAAAAAATCCCATGCTTTCAGCCTCTAGTTTCCAGGCTAAAACTAACATAATAATCTaggggaaacaaaaataaaaataaggggaggaaaaggagtCAGTACATAAGAAAAGGCTGATTTACTAATGTCCAAAACCAAAACTCTAAAGCATTCCAACATTCTAGCAATTGTGATACGTGCTTGGTCTTCATATTTGTTACCATTAAAAAGTTCAGCTACATGCAATTTTTCCCTCAAATtcaatttttgaaaattaagtATTACTAAAATaaacccacccaaaaaaccTCACACGCCAGCCATGTAAAACTGATGTATTCAGCTGAAATATCTTAGATCAGCTCCTACAAGCAGGAAGATGAAAAACTCTGCTTAGTGGAGTTAAGAGTTATACACAGAATTTAACCTTATCAAATATCCCCTTAGGTGTTATTAGCACTATGAAAGAAACTTACATTTTCAGGTTCAACACCGATGTCTTCACAGAATTTTTCCATTCCTTCAGGGCCTACAACTTCATCAGGACCTTCAAAGCAAAAACCACACCAGAGTGAAAAATCCAAGCAACATTCACTGCTCATAAGAGTTATGAACAATAATTAGGCTATATTGCACCCAAAGTATTTCTAAAAACATTGAATTACACTATTAAGAAGCTTTAAAGCAAGACCTATTCTATCAAGTGCAATTGTGTAGACATGTATCTGCTACACCAGAATGCTTGTGCTGTGCACTGTCTCCCTATGATAGCAGATGAAGCATCTTAGTTTTGTATCTGAGTTCTCAAAAGACTCCATTGAGCTTCCTATTGACCAGCTCAACTCCAGTAACTGTGGCAGTCAATTGTTTTAGCACAATTTGGGTACTGCTACTCTCTGCTGAAGTTACTTTATGAATAAtgttcttaaaaaataattttattgccaacaaaaaaaaatctaattctgTCTGAGCTACTATTACAGATATTATTCTTTCGATGGTGCTAACATTATGGGTTTACACTAACACAGAGGGTGAATCTACAAATAATGTAAGATGAGTTTTACAATGCtgagtaaaacaaacaaagtgAAAACAATAAATTGAAGAAATGCTGAACATGTTAGCCAtatacaaagcaaaaaaaaggttCAGGACCGCAATGAAAACAAATTGATTAGGACCACAACAGTTAGTGTTATGCTGTCATTTCTCCATTTTAACAGCGAAGTCtctaaaatgcagcaaaatagTGCCTTTAAAGAGTGCATACGGACACGCACTCCAGGGCATTTGTTCCTCTAATCTCTCCGGCTTCAGTTATTTTGACTAAGCCTCCAAAAATGACTCCTACCGGGCAGCCAAATATTATTAAAAGGCCTGTCAACACAGTATTTTAATGTGTCCTGGATCACTACATTAGCATTTAATGAGTATGAACTAATGTAAAAGGCAAAGGTTTTAGTTTCCAAAACAACATACCACTTCACAACTTTTTTGGCAAATTTTGCTACTTATAATAGGCAGAGTCCTTGATGAATCTGTCTCCACTTTATCTGCTGTCAGTGTAAGCAGAAGCCTCTTAAAGAGAGTTTGGATAATGTGCTTTGAATAACTACTCACTGTGAGATAAGAACATCGTCAATAAAACCTATTGAGAATGGCTacttctgcagaaaaataaaatccaactGACACTTAACATCGTGAATCCCTACCTCCTGAAAAATATTGTAAAGGACACTTTGTCTAGGTAAGCAAGGCCAAACAGTGTTAGATagaaaactcttaaaaaaaccccagcaagtTATGAAGAGAAACACATACAAGGGTTCACTGGTAATGACAAGTAAAAGCTTGAATGAGTGTTTCTGGTCCAGAAATCATACATAAAACTCATACACTTATAAGTACGTGTATAGTTTTATCTTTTAATGGAACCATTTTATCTTCTATTGTATATAATTTAACTGGAATTCTAGCTCATGCTGGAAATGTGGCATTTTTTAATTGCTGGTTAATTAAAAGTATAACCTCCTACATTCAATTCTTGACTCAATAACAAAGCCAAAATTTACAGACATTAATTCTGAAGAACGTGCTAACAAATTTATCACAAGAAAATTAACTTTGAATTATTATTTCCCTAGAAAAGACTCCACTCCAGAGGAGTATGCATCAAACCTAAAGTATAGAGCAGATTACTATAAACAAGAGTAGTTCATTGGTGTGAAGACTGCAAGGAAAATATCAGTCTTGATAAATATACTCAAACCAACTGCTGGCAGATAAATCAGCAGCTCTCTCCATACTAAGATCTGACAATTATTGAGTTTTAATCACCAACCAGCTATGATGGACTTTAAGTAGTGACCAGACAAGAAATTAATAATGATTCAGAAATCCTGAGTTCAGAAACCATAGAATTGGTAAATAAATAGCAGCAATATACACTGCATATTCACTTAAAGCATCTATTTGATGGCAATTGTGAGCTGTTTGAAAGAGACTACTTCAAATACTTCTGGAATGAAACATTGATATttagaatataaaaaatattataaaaaattcTCAAGATGGAAAACCAGTATAAACCTCTactattttgttttgtaaaacaGAAATCCAAGGAGCTTAAATCATGACCTATATCATTACCCTTCCAATATGATCACAAAGAAGATATAGTTAGACACATAAGCATCAATCTGAATTATCTCTCAATGTCCTGACTTGTACTTGacaatttcaaagcaaaaagtGAATCACTCAGTATATCCTGGCTCAACATTGTACTGCTCAATAAttgttgtttcattttaaagttATAAAGCTTAAACAAAAATAAGTCAAAAAGAACAAATACCAAGAATGTAATAATAAAAGCTTTCCTAATTCAAGTGCATGTTATAAGGAAGCAAATACAGACATATTTTTATGTCTACATCAGCAtacaaaaagcaaaatgcaagTAGTGTTTTATGTattgctttatttaaaacaaaatcatatAGTTTAAAACATGAATGCACTGCATATTACCTGCATATTCATAAAACCAAGCCAGGCACTTTTTGCTTGAAAAATGTTCCTCTCCACTTATTACTTTACCAGATGCTTGTGATCTGCAGTAGCAAATAGAAACACAGGGATGAACAGTGTTATTTCAATGACACATGTGAAAACCAGGAACAATTAAATTACACAACATTTATTATAAATCTACTTAAATTGTTTAATGAGGTCAGTATACATCTAGAGTCATGCTGAATTTCATAAAAGGCAACTGTGTCATCCTCAACTGCTGTTGGTACATAAAATTACCTTTAGATTACAATCATCTCATAGCTCGATTTATTACAACTATTACTTTTCCTGAAATACAGAAGTACTTTTATCTTGTagatattaaacaaaaaaacgCCACACAGATGGCCAAAATATCACCCCTCGGTAATTCAAATGCCTCattatctatttttatttatacataCAGGCATTTAATGTTAGGTCTCTAATAAGCAGCTTGATTTTGAAGAGTGCTGAACACGCACAGATCCCATTAAGGTCAACAGAAGCTGCAGAGTTTGACATATTTAAAAGTCAGGCTATTTATAGTTAACCATCCAAATCTGGGAAAAATACCCGGTCAATTGGTTTACATTATACATGTAATTAAGCATCTACAAATTCTATAGCTATTTGGTACGTATACCAGAATAGCAGTGTGCAATCTGTGGCAAGACTgaagctgctcagcacacagagctTCCCCCCATCATTGTTTTCATTATGTAACACACAACCCAGTTTGCCTAGGAAGTGAATTCTCTAATTCATCATCCATTAAAAGAATGCACAGAATTTCTTCCAGTAAAAACACCGACTACACAAAGGCACCTTCAGTCAGTAAGGAGTTGCAGCACCTTTTCAATGCATCCTCCTTTCAAACACAAATTACAGACTTTTAAAACAAGCTAAGGTTATTTCTAACAATGAGGTGAGAACTAATCATATGAGAGGCTTTAAAATTATGCAGCTCCCAcactgcaattttaaaattaaaatgtcaagCAGGAGAGGAATAGCTCAATTCTGAGCGAGATGAACAAGTTTAACTCCCATGTATCATTTTTATCTTCACTGGAAAAGAACACAACACTCTTAAGAAGAAGCATTCTGTGCTGAAAGCTAGAATTAAAGGAGTCCTACAaacattcatccatccatccatccaactGGCATTGGGAACACAAGTCACCAGAAAGAGGCAGAGTCATATGGTGTGCTATTGCTTATTGGCTTTATCCAGACTAACATAGATCTATTTGTAATCACTGAATTTACTAAAGAATATTACCAATAACTTGTTGTGTAAGAACATAATGCCAAAAATGCTTGTGTATCTAGCACTTTCTGATCACCTAGCATGAACTCTCACTGACATCATAGTTTCTGCCCAACAACCAGCTCCCTGTAgaatctgtggtttttttttcttttcctaagcTAAAAAACACTaagtaaaagaaattaagatccTACATTTCTGTTGACAGTGTTCTAGAAAGACAAACTGAAAATGAACACATGCAAACAAGTGCTAAGATGAGTAAGGAAACTGAAATTTGGTATTACAAACCagaataatttagtttttagaAGGATACAAAGTAAAGTATGAGAAAATAGAAGTGTTCCCTCTAAATATACTTTGAGGCAGAACTATGAGGGAGTAGAGTGGTACAGAGGATAATGCTGGCACAAGAAGAGATTTATAGGCAAGGAATAACAGATTGAAACTAAAAGGTCATCAATGACTACAAAAAGTGAGCTCTGGAATGGTTACCCAACATGAACAGTCATAATAAAATAAGAGCCTGGGTACTTCTAAGCTCAAGTTTGGCCAGTCAACGAGAAAGGCCATACACCACAATTTTTTGCAATAGCCATTCCCGTAGTGTGGATTTCGCAAGTCCTTTGTATCCTTATGTCCTCAGGACGTTAGTCGTAACTACTGCTCTACTCGCATACTTAACAAGGTGTAAGGGATGAAGCAGGCAGTTACTTCGGGAAAGCCACACTGTAAGCTCCCGCTGCTACGCATTAATGATTTATCATTCTAACACCAACTTTTGGGTATCTCGGCATAAAGCGGTCTTTTTACAGTAGTTAATGAACACGATGCTTCTGACTCCTGTATTTATTAGGGAAACCTTTCCTGCTCGTTTTCCAGTGTGCTGACTAATCCTTCCAATTCACTGCGAAAAAGCAAAaacttaaaaagaagaaaaaaaggggaaaataaaaaagaaaaaaaaaagaggaaacgACAATTTAGCACAGACCCTCTGAGGACTGGCAACCTTAAAGTGAGGAGAGCCGCCTACCCCAGGGAGATAGAACGAATATGGGGACAAATGCCAGAACTGGCCCTTGAGGTAGAGCCAAAGGCAAAGCCAGCCGGGAACGGGAGCCGTTCCGTGGCATTTCTCGCCGAGGCGTGACCACGCCGCACGCCGCCGCTGCGGCCGCACGCCGAGCGAGCGCCGCACCTGCACCGGACGTGCCCCCCGGCACGACCGCGGCCCTGCCGGGCCCCACAcggcccgcccgccgccccggggAGCCCCACGGCAGCCGCAGCCCGGGGCCCGCGGAGGAGCGGCCCGGGACGTGCCCGCCGGCACCGGCCGCCGCCCCGCGAGACGGTACCTGCCGAGTTTACATTTCTTGAGGCCGGTGTCgtccgccgctgccgcccccGAGgacttcctcttcttcttcaccGGCATCGTCCTGCCtcggggcggggccgccccgctgCCGGGGCCCGCAGCCGAGGCCCCCCCGGGCTCGCTTCCCctggccgccgccgcctcctgaGACCGGCGGTGAGGAAACGAGAGGAGACCCCGTTCCTGCTggtcctccccagccccaccgGGCGCTGCCGCCCCCCGCTCGCCGCGGGCAgacgccgccgccgctccgttCGCAGAAGCGGGTGTCGTGCCGGGGGCGGGAGCGAGCGCGGGCGGTATCGGCTGCGGAGAGAACGGCGAGAACGACCCGGACACAGACGGCGCCGGGCAGGAAGTGGTAGCgccgccggggcggggccgcgccgggacCCGCCCCCTGGAGGGCGGGGCTGCCGCGTGCGTTTCCCGGCCGGAGCGGGGGCCGCGCGCGTCCTGGTCACGGCTCTGCGTTTGCAGCGAAATAAACGGGGGAGCGCCACCCCTTCCAGGCCTTTCGGACCCGCGCAGTCACAGCCCACAGCTGGGGGGGAGCTGGGTGTCCTGTCAGCGCTGGAGGCGGGTTCGGGGCTGGGACAGCCGCCTGCCGAGAGTCGCGAGCGGTGGCGGAGttcaggggcagctgctgggtgggatgggaggCGCTCCGTCCTTTTAGAGACACTCTAGAGAAGCGGCTGGGATCTCTGAGCGGGGCGCGGATCTTCACTGGCCCGCGAAACCACGGGCAGCCACAAGCCTGTGCTCCTGGTGGGCGGTCTGCGCATTCTCCCAGCGCTCCCCGGGGCCGGTACCGGGACCGCAGTTCTTATCCGCCTTGCTGTATCGGGCACCACGGGCTCCGGGGCGAGAGAAACACCCCAGGTACTGCGGCGGCCGTGACACCGTGATGCAGCGGATGGTAGGAGAGCTGCTTCGCTGAACGGGAAGCCTGGCAGCGAATCGGGCCGGCCGAGCCCAGCGTGACTGCTGGGCGCTGCTGCCGTGCCGAGGAGCAGCGCGCCACCTTTTCCGCCCCTCCCGCTAGCTCAGCCCTGTCCCGCCCCGTTCCGCTGATTTCTGAGCGCGTCGAGCGCCGCCTCCTTGCCCGGCGCCACCCGCAGCTAGGCCGCCTGCGCACCAGGGCCGCCATCTCTGGTCGCCATAGTGACGGATCCCGACGACGCCGGGACGGCTCCGGGCCTCTCCGGAGCCCTGTGCCCCGGAGCGAGCCGCCGTCCTTCCCGCCGTGAGCCTTTTGGGTCTTCTCCTGCCAGCGCCTGCATGTGCTCCCGTGGTGCTCGGCATCCGCCCTCGCCTTAATCCTGCCTGGCGAGGTGCGTGCCGCCACCATGGCCGGGGAGGGAGACAGGAGGAAGCGCTTTATTTCAGCCACGGCTGCCAACTACTTCGGGCTGGAGCCGGCAGGCGGTGCCACTGCCCTGGCCGTGGGGCTGCATTCCCGTCCGGAGCTGAGCCGCTTCCTCGACGACGGCAATGAGTTCCTGCTCGTGGTGCAGCACTCGGGCGCGCAGCTCAGCGCCTCCAACAAGGTACCGTGGTGTCCGCCGCGTCCTGGCGTGCGAACGGGGAGGCAGAGCCCGCAGTCAGCCCAGGCTTGGTGGCCGTAAAAACTGGTGTCAGATTTGGGAAGCATCTTCCTCCTGCGAATATCTGTGCAGGTCTCTGTGTCTGCTGCAAGCTACTGGCGGCTGCCGTGGTTTAACCTCAGCCGGCAGATAAGTACCACTCACTGTCCCCCCACCTCGCCGTGGGGAGAAGAATCGGAAAGAAAAGAACGCCGTGGGTTGAGATACGAGC
The nucleotide sequence above comes from Molothrus aeneus isolate 106 chromosome 2, BPBGC_Maene_1.0, whole genome shotgun sequence. Encoded proteins:
- the DCUN1D5 gene encoding DCN1-like protein 5 encodes the protein MPVKKKRKSSGAAAADDTGLKKCKLGRSQASGKVISGEEHFSSKKCLAWFYEYAGPDEVVGPEGMEKFCEDIGVEPENIIMLVLAWKLEAESMGFFTKEEWLKGMTSLQCDCTEKLQSKFDFLRSQLNDISSFKNIYRYAFDFAREKDQRSLDIDTAKSMLALLLGRTWPLFSVFYQYLEQSKYRVMNKDQWYNVLEFSRTVHADLSNYDEDGAWPVLLDEFVEWQKVRQAS